A region of Procambarus clarkii isolate CNS0578487 chromosome 93, FALCON_Pclarkii_2.0, whole genome shotgun sequence DNA encodes the following proteins:
- the LOC138359835 gene encoding uncharacterized protein, translating to MSSVSSAFSCASSLSPSRFFPFHVLSHIHRLSDSPFTPLPSRPLPSPHPPLNHLPSSRIDSCPTLIDSCPTLIDSCPTPIDSCPTLIDSCPTLIDSCPTLIDSCPTPIDSCPTLIDSCPTPIDSCPTLIDSCPTPIDSCPTLIDSCPTAIDSCPTPIDSCPTLIDSCPTPIDSCPTPIDSCPTPIDSCPTPIDSCPTPIDSCPTPIDSCPTPIDSCPTPIDSCPTPIDSCPTPIDSCPTPIDSCPTPIDSCPTPIDSCPTPIDSCPTPIDSCPTPIDSCPTPIDSCPTPIDSCPTPIDSCPTPIDSCPTPIDSCPAPIDSCPTPIDSCPTPIDSCPPPIDSCPPPLILALHPLILALPPLILALPH from the coding sequence ATGTCCTCCGTGTCGTCAGCATTCAGCTGTGCTTCCTCTTTATCTCCGTCTCGCTTCTTCCCCTTCCATGTCCTGTCCCACATTCACCGTCTGTCTGactcccccttcacccccctcccctcccgtccccttccttctcctcaccCTCCCCTAAACCACCTTCCCTCCTCCAGAATTGATTCTTGTCCTACCCTCATTGATTCTTGTCCTACCCTCATTGATTCTTGCCCTACCCCCATTGATTCTTGTCCTACCCTCATTGATTCTTGTCCTACCCTCATTGATTCTTGTCCTACCCTCATTGATTCTTGCCCTACCCCCATTGATTCTTGTCCTACCCTCATTGATTCTTGCCCTACCCCCATTGATTCTTGTCCTACCCTCATTGATTCTTGCCCTACCCCCATTGATTCTTGTCCTACCCTCATTGATTCTTGTCCTACCGCCATTGATTCTTGCCCTACCCCCATTGATTCTTGTCCTACCCTCATTGATTCTTGCCCTACACCCATTGATTCTTGCCCTACCCCCATTGATTCTTGCCCTACACCCATTGATTCTTGCCCTACCCCCATTGATTCTTGCCCTACCCCCATTGATTCTTGCCCTACACCCATTGATTCTTGCCCTACACCCATTGATTCTTGCCCTACACCCATTGATTCTTGCCCTACACCCATTGATTCTTGCCCTACCCCCATTGATTCTTGCCCTACACCCATTGATTCTTGCCCTACCCCCATTGATTCTTGCCCTACCCCCATTGATTCTTGCCCTACCCCCATTGATTCTTGCCCTACCCCCATTGATTCTTGCCCTACACCCATTGATTCTTGCCCTACCCCCATTGATTCTTGCCCTACCCCCATTGATTCTTGCCCTACACCCATTGATTCTTGCCCTACACCCATTGATTCTTGCCCTACCCCCATTGATTCTTGCCCTGCACCCATTGATTCTTGCCCTACACCCATTGATTCTTGCCCTACACCCATTGATTCTTGCCCTCCCCCCATTGATTCTTGCCCTCCCCCATTGATTCTTGCCCTACACCCATTGATTCTTGCCCTCCCCCCATTGATTCTTGCCCTCCCCCATTGA